From a single Microbacterium terrisoli genomic region:
- a CDS encoding class I SAM-dependent methyltransferase, whose product MFDQVAAGYDRTNTVLSLGNDKLWRVAVTRAVAPRPGQRILDLAAGTGASSVALARSGADVVAADFSPGMIAEGRRRHGDLPNLTFHEADATALPFEDDSFDTVTISFGLRNVASPRVALAEMLRVAKPGGRLVICEFSHPRSAAFAGLYGFYNNRILPVAAKAVSSNADAYDYLNESIRDWPDQRTLASWIRAAGWREVAYRNLTFGIVALHRAYKPMA is encoded by the coding sequence ATGTTCGACCAGGTCGCCGCCGGTTATGACCGCACCAACACGGTGCTCAGCCTCGGCAACGACAAGCTGTGGCGGGTCGCCGTCACCCGCGCCGTCGCGCCGCGACCGGGCCAGCGCATCCTCGACCTCGCCGCCGGCACCGGCGCGAGTTCGGTAGCCCTCGCGCGCAGCGGCGCCGACGTGGTGGCCGCCGACTTCTCTCCGGGGATGATCGCCGAGGGGAGGCGTCGGCACGGCGATCTGCCGAACCTCACCTTCCATGAGGCGGATGCCACGGCCCTGCCCTTCGAGGACGATTCGTTCGACACCGTCACGATCTCGTTCGGGCTGCGCAATGTGGCATCGCCGCGCGTGGCGCTGGCCGAGATGCTGCGGGTGGCCAAACCCGGCGGACGTCTGGTGATCTGCGAGTTCTCGCACCCGCGATCCGCCGCGTTCGCGGGGCTGTACGGCTTCTACAACAACCGCATCCTGCCGGTGGCGGCCAAGGCGGTCAGCAGCAACGCCGACGCATACGACTATCTGAACGAGTCGATCCGGGACTGGCCGGACCAGCGCACCCTCGCCAGCTGGATCCGCGCGGCCGGCTGGCGCGAAGTGGCCTACCGGAACCTCACCTTCGGCATCGTCGCGCTGCACCGCGCCTACAAGCCCATGGCCTAG
- a CDS encoding Bcr/CflA family efflux MFS transporter produces MTRRLTPGLLVVLGFLSAVGPFATDLYLASFTDIARDLGGDPSSVQLTLTAFLLGLGLGQLLLGPASDSRGRRPVLVGALAVFAAASIAMVFSPTLSVFVGLRVVQGFSGAAGIVVSRAIAVDLSEGETAVRALSVMAMVSALGPLISPPVGGVVAQLWGWRVVLAVLALIATGMFVLAVVVAPESLPVWRRHRGGVRQLAARFGMLLADRRFVGRAIAFAAGFGAMMSYISASPFVGQAVLHMTALEYALGFAAGALALVVANLTNARIAERVGPGRMLVLGAVMMIAAGLAFSALALSGTLSIASFIACAFVLTGGTGLTMANGSALALARADAARGSGAALLGAGQFAIGGLSSPLVGLWGEHTAVPMALISLGWAVIAAVGLIVARSLRES; encoded by the coding sequence GTGACCCGGCGCCTCACTCCCGGGCTGCTGGTCGTCCTCGGGTTCCTCTCCGCGGTGGGTCCGTTCGCCACGGACCTGTATCTGGCCTCGTTCACCGACATCGCCCGCGACCTGGGCGGCGACCCGTCGAGCGTGCAGCTGACGCTGACCGCGTTCCTGCTGGGGCTGGGACTGGGTCAGCTGCTGCTGGGGCCGGCGTCCGACAGCCGCGGCAGACGCCCGGTGCTCGTCGGCGCGCTCGCCGTGTTCGCCGCGGCCAGCATCGCGATGGTGTTCTCCCCGACGCTGTCGGTGTTCGTCGGGCTGCGCGTCGTGCAGGGCTTCTCGGGCGCCGCCGGCATCGTCGTCTCGCGGGCGATCGCGGTGGACCTCAGCGAGGGCGAGACGGCTGTGCGGGCGCTGAGCGTGATGGCGATGGTCAGTGCGCTGGGTCCACTGATCAGTCCGCCGGTGGGCGGCGTGGTTGCGCAGCTGTGGGGATGGCGGGTGGTGCTGGCGGTGCTCGCGCTGATCGCGACCGGCATGTTCGTGCTCGCCGTGGTCGTCGCCCCCGAGTCGCTGCCGGTCTGGCGGCGTCATCGTGGGGGAGTGCGGCAACTGGCGGCGAGGTTCGGGATGCTGCTGGCCGATCGCCGGTTCGTCGGACGGGCGATCGCCTTCGCGGCCGGCTTCGGCGCGATGATGTCCTATATCTCCGCCTCGCCGTTCGTCGGCCAGGCGGTGCTGCACATGACCGCCCTGGAGTACGCTCTGGGGTTCGCCGCCGGCGCCCTCGCACTGGTCGTGGCGAATCTGACGAACGCGCGCATCGCCGAGCGCGTCGGCCCGGGACGCATGCTGGTGCTGGGCGCGGTGATGATGATCGCCGCGGGTCTGGCGTTCAGCGCACTGGCATTGTCCGGCACGCTGAGCATCGCCTCGTTCATCGCTTGCGCGTTCGTGCTGACCGGCGGCACGGGCCTGACGATGGCGAACGGATCGGCGCTCGCTCTCGCGCGAGCCGATGCGGCCCGCGGGTCGGGCGCGGCGCTGCTCGGAGCAGGCCAGTTCGCGATCGGCGGGCTCAGCTCGCCGCTGGTGGGACTGTGGGGCGAGCACACCGCGGTGCCGATGGCGCTGATCTCGCTGGGCTGGGCGGTGATCGCCGCGGTCGGGCTGATCGTGGCCCGCAGCCTGCGCGAGTCATGA
- a CDS encoding FAD-dependent oxidoreductase yields MTKLRLAIIGAGPAGIYAADNLLKTERKFDVSIDLFDKLPAPYGLVRYGVAPDHPRIKGIITALRNVLDRGDIRIFGNVEYGRDLSMDDLKAHYNAVIFATGAVHDAPLPIEGIDAEGVHGAAEFVSWYDGHPDVPRQWPLDASSVAVIGNGNVALDVARLLAKHVEDLHPTEIPANVEEGLAASQITDVHVFGRRGPTQVRFTPLELRELGELRDVDTVVYDEDFDYDEASKTAIATNKQVMVIDRILQSWRTRPGANNVGGEASRRLHMHFFARPVEVKKDAAGRASALVFERTKPDGQGGVVGTGELREIAVGQVYRAIGWFGAALPGVPFDKRHGVIPNREGRALAKDSNDAVPGVYTTGWAKRGPVGLIGHTKSDAMETVRNLINDQGSWWRPGHPEETAIPALLAERGVQWTDLDGWHRLDAHEIALGEPHERERIKVVPREEMLRISRGE; encoded by the coding sequence ATGACCAAGCTCAGACTTGCCATCATCGGCGCAGGACCCGCCGGCATCTACGCCGCCGACAATCTGCTGAAGACCGAGCGCAAGTTCGACGTGTCGATTGACCTGTTCGACAAGCTTCCCGCGCCGTACGGCCTCGTGCGCTACGGCGTGGCCCCCGACCATCCCCGCATCAAGGGCATCATCACGGCGCTGCGCAACGTGCTCGACCGCGGCGACATCCGCATCTTCGGCAACGTCGAATACGGCCGCGACCTGTCGATGGACGATCTGAAGGCTCACTACAACGCCGTGATCTTCGCGACCGGCGCCGTGCACGACGCGCCGCTGCCGATCGAGGGCATCGACGCGGAGGGCGTGCACGGCGCGGCGGAGTTCGTCAGCTGGTACGACGGGCACCCCGATGTGCCGCGTCAGTGGCCGCTGGACGCGTCGTCGGTGGCCGTCATCGGCAACGGCAACGTCGCCCTGGACGTGGCGCGGCTGCTGGCCAAGCACGTCGAGGACCTGCACCCCACCGAGATCCCGGCGAACGTCGAGGAGGGCCTGGCCGCGTCGCAGATCACCGACGTGCACGTGTTCGGCCGTCGCGGGCCCACCCAGGTGCGCTTCACCCCGCTCGAGCTGCGCGAACTCGGCGAACTGCGCGACGTGGACACCGTCGTCTACGACGAGGACTTCGACTACGACGAGGCGTCCAAGACGGCGATCGCCACGAACAAGCAGGTCATGGTGATCGACCGCATCCTCCAGTCGTGGCGCACGCGTCCCGGCGCGAACAACGTCGGCGGAGAGGCGTCCCGACGTCTGCATATGCATTTCTTCGCACGCCCCGTCGAGGTGAAGAAGGATGCCGCGGGCCGCGCGAGCGCGCTCGTGTTCGAGCGCACGAAGCCCGACGGGCAGGGCGGCGTCGTGGGAACCGGCGAGCTGCGCGAAATCGCCGTCGGCCAGGTGTACCGGGCCATCGGGTGGTTCGGCGCCGCGTTGCCGGGAGTGCCGTTCGACAAGCGGCACGGCGTGATCCCCAACCGCGAGGGCCGCGCGCTGGCGAAGGACTCGAACGACGCGGTGCCCGGCGTCTACACGACCGGGTGGGCAAAGCGCGGACCGGTGGGACTGATCGGCCACACGAAGTCCGACGCCATGGAGACCGTGCGCAATCTCATCAACGACCAGGGGTCGTGGTGGCGGCCCGGCCACCCCGAAGAGACGGCGATTCCGGCGCTGCTGGCCGAGCGTGGGGTGCAGTGGACGGATCTGGACGGCTGGCATCGGCTCGACGCGCACGAGATCGCCCTCGGCGAGCCGCACGAGCGCGAGCGAATCAAGGTCGTGCCGCGCGAAGAGATGCTGCGCATCTCGCGCGGCGAGTAG
- a CDS encoding alpha/beta hydrolase — protein MEWVPDILGPRFEQCTLPLGADAEGAVVATLVRSRPRPVPRMFGSFAGVDVLSVHGWSDYFFQTGLAHFWTSRGARFFALDLRKYGRSLREGQTPGDITRLDDYDDDIEAALAQMGHGRGARSRRALVLQGHSTGGLVFALWAGRHPGRAGALILNSPWLELQLGAAGRAALTPLVEARARYDPHGTHPDVDFGFYTRAQREVGALPVPDYREAWRPARGFRVRARWLAAVLDGHRRIARGIDVGCPALVLLSARSTSPLAWSPQMTSSDSVLVVDDIARAATRLGRRVTIARIDGALHDVFLSASPARAEAFSAVADWVPRGLRMTATESR, from the coding sequence ATGGAGTGGGTGCCGGACATCCTCGGTCCGCGGTTCGAGCAGTGCACACTGCCGCTGGGCGCCGATGCCGAAGGTGCGGTGGTGGCCACGCTCGTGCGCAGCCGGCCACGTCCGGTGCCGCGCATGTTCGGCTCGTTCGCCGGCGTCGACGTGCTCAGCGTCCACGGCTGGTCGGACTACTTCTTTCAAACCGGGCTGGCGCACTTCTGGACCTCGAGGGGCGCGCGCTTCTTCGCGCTCGATCTGCGCAAGTACGGGCGCAGTCTGCGGGAGGGACAGACCCCGGGCGACATCACGCGTCTGGATGACTATGACGACGACATCGAGGCGGCACTGGCGCAGATGGGCCACGGCAGGGGTGCTCGATCCCGGCGTGCACTCGTCCTGCAGGGACACTCCACCGGCGGGCTCGTCTTCGCACTGTGGGCGGGACGGCATCCCGGGCGTGCCGGCGCACTGATCCTGAACAGCCCATGGCTCGAACTGCAGCTGGGTGCGGCCGGACGTGCTGCGCTCACGCCGCTGGTCGAGGCCCGTGCCCGGTACGACCCGCACGGTACCCATCCCGATGTCGACTTCGGCTTCTACACGCGGGCGCAGCGAGAGGTCGGGGCACTCCCGGTCCCCGACTATCGGGAGGCGTGGCGCCCGGCGCGTGGCTTTCGCGTGCGGGCGCGGTGGCTCGCGGCGGTCCTGGACGGGCATCGCCGGATCGCTCGCGGCATCGACGTCGGGTGCCCGGCGCTGGTCCTGCTGTCGGCGAGGTCGACCTCACCGCTGGCCTGGTCGCCGCAGATGACCTCGAGCGACTCGGTGCTGGTGGTCGACGACATCGCCCGAGCGGCCACCAGGCTCGGCCGTCGGGTCACGATCGCGCGCATCGACGGCGCGCTGCATGACGTGTTCCTGTCGGCATCTCCTGCTCGGGCGGAGGCCTTCTCGGCCGTCGCCGATTGGGTGCCGCGCGGCCTTCGAATGACCGCGACCGAAAGCCGGTGA
- a CDS encoding squalene cyclase, giving the protein MDIDEDVATWLLEADPAICWQAQRDVLDAAPVDWQATRSRVATEGFGAALLARQDPEGTWAGGAFFPAGFFESPEAGSPGQPWVATTWALKDLREWGVDAAALGDTAQKLDADCRWDYDDLPYWGGEVDVCINSFTLAAGAWLGVDVSALAAWFPAHRLDDGGWNCEAEEGDSVRSSFHSTLNALRGMLAYERETGDSSLREARRSGEEYLLSRRLAFRATSGELVGPFVTRFVYPNRHRYSVLAALDYFREAALFDGTGLADGRPDVRMAEAIEMVRAARQPDGRWLQTTPLPGRTWFDVDVPEGEPSRWLTLFGTRVLQWWDATAGRRRRRR; this is encoded by the coding sequence ATGGATATCGATGAGGATGTCGCGACCTGGCTGCTCGAGGCCGATCCGGCGATCTGCTGGCAGGCGCAGCGCGACGTACTCGATGCCGCGCCGGTGGATTGGCAGGCCACTCGTTCTCGTGTCGCAACCGAAGGGTTCGGCGCCGCACTGCTGGCGCGGCAGGACCCTGAGGGCACCTGGGCCGGGGGTGCATTCTTCCCTGCCGGCTTCTTCGAAAGTCCCGAAGCCGGCTCTCCGGGCCAGCCGTGGGTGGCCACCACCTGGGCACTGAAAGACCTGCGCGAGTGGGGTGTGGATGCCGCGGCGCTGGGCGACACGGCGCAGAAGCTCGATGCCGACTGCCGCTGGGACTACGACGACCTGCCCTACTGGGGCGGCGAAGTGGACGTGTGCATCAATTCGTTCACGCTGGCCGCGGGTGCGTGGCTCGGTGTCGACGTGTCGGCGCTGGCGGCCTGGTTTCCGGCCCATCGGCTCGACGACGGTGGCTGGAACTGCGAGGCCGAAGAAGGCGACTCGGTGCGCTCGTCGTTCCACTCGACGCTGAACGCGCTGCGCGGCATGCTGGCGTATGAGCGCGAAACAGGGGACTCATCGTTGCGTGAGGCACGCCGCAGCGGTGAGGAGTATCTGCTGTCTCGCCGGCTCGCGTTCCGCGCGACCAGCGGTGAACTGGTCGGCCCGTTCGTGACCAGGTTCGTCTATCCCAACCGGCACCGCTACAGCGTCCTGGCCGCGCTCGACTACTTCCGCGAGGCGGCGCTGTTCGACGGAACGGGCCTCGCCGACGGCAGACCCGATGTCCGGATGGCCGAGGCGATCGAGATGGTCCGCGCGGCGCGGCAGCCCGATGGCAGGTGGCTGCAGACGACGCCGCTGCCCGGTCGCACCTGGTTCGACGTCGACGTCCCCGAGGGCGAGCCATCGCGCTGGCTCACACTGTTCGGCACGCGTGTCCTGCAGTGGTGGGATGCTACGGCCGGCCGCCGACGTAGGCGGCGCTAG
- a CDS encoding sugar ABC transporter substrate-binding protein produces MKVNKKGAAAAAALIVASMFGLAGCAGGTAATPKQTENAGTLTVWVDADRARALKDVAAAFQKDKGVKVDLVVKDYGKIQQDFTAQVPTGKGPDLTIGGHDWTGGFVQDGVIAPIELGDKASQFEKVALQAVTYDGKTYGLPYAIENIAILRNTKLAQDTPATFDAMVAEGKKAGTKYPFLVGLDPQGADPYHLYPFETSFGNSVFAQNADGSYDPTKLTIGDAAGQSFAKWLGAQGVKGTKVINLNVSQDIAKEAFLAGETPYLLTGPWNVADAQAKGIDLSVDPIPSAGGKTAAPFAGVQTFFLSAKSKNTLAATDFLVNYVATEPVQTALYKAGGRPPALTSAYQAAQSDPIIAGFGKVGENAVPMPSIPQMGSVWDDWGKTEAAIIKGADPVASWTKMASNIQAKLK; encoded by the coding sequence ATGAAGGTGAACAAGAAGGGCGCTGCTGCTGCCGCGGCGCTGATCGTGGCCAGCATGTTCGGGCTTGCCGGCTGCGCCGGCGGGACGGCCGCCACTCCGAAGCAGACCGAGAACGCCGGCACGCTGACCGTCTGGGTGGACGCCGACCGCGCCCGCGCGCTGAAGGACGTCGCCGCTGCATTCCAGAAGGACAAGGGCGTCAAGGTCGACCTGGTCGTCAAGGACTACGGCAAGATCCAGCAGGACTTCACCGCACAGGTGCCGACCGGCAAAGGTCCCGACCTCACCATCGGCGGTCACGACTGGACCGGCGGCTTCGTGCAGGACGGCGTGATCGCCCCCATCGAGCTCGGTGACAAGGCCTCGCAGTTCGAGAAGGTCGCGCTGCAGGCGGTCACCTACGACGGTAAGACCTACGGTCTGCCGTACGCGATCGAGAACATCGCGATCCTGCGCAACACGAAGCTCGCGCAGGATACTCCCGCCACGTTCGACGCGATGGTCGCCGAGGGCAAGAAGGCGGGCACGAAGTACCCGTTCCTGGTGGGCCTGGACCCGCAGGGCGCCGACCCGTACCACCTGTACCCGTTCGAGACCTCGTTCGGCAACTCGGTGTTCGCCCAGAACGCGGACGGCTCGTACGACCCGACCAAGCTGACCATCGGCGACGCCGCCGGCCAGAGCTTCGCGAAGTGGCTGGGCGCGCAGGGCGTCAAGGGCACGAAGGTCATCAACCTGAACGTGTCGCAGGACATCGCCAAGGAGGCCTTCCTGGCCGGTGAGACGCCGTACCTGCTGACCGGCCCGTGGAACGTCGCCGACGCGCAGGCCAAGGGCATCGACCTGTCGGTCGACCCGATCCCGTCGGCCGGTGGCAAGACGGCCGCGCCCTTCGCCGGCGTGCAGACGTTCTTCCTGAGCGCGAAGTCGAAGAACACGCTGGCCGCGACCGACTTTCTGGTGAACTACGTCGCCACTGAGCCCGTGCAGACGGCGCTCTACAAGGCAGGCGGGCGTCCGCCGGCACTGACCAGCGCCTACCAGGCAGCGCAGTCCGACCCGATCATCGCCGGCTTCGGCAAGGTCGGCGAGAACGCTGTGCCGATGCCCTCGATCCCGCAGATGGGTTCGGTCTGGGACGACTGGGGCAAGACCGAGGCCGCGATCATCAAGGGCGCCGACCCGGTCGCGAGCTGGACCAAGATGGCCTCCAACATCCAGGCCAAGCTCAAGTAG
- a CDS encoding YajQ family cyclic di-GMP-binding protein translates to MADSSFDIVSKVDHQEADNALNQARKEVEQRYDFKGTGASIEWSGETILIKASTEERAKAVLDVFQSKLIKRGISLKSLETGEPVQGGKEVRITSSVKDGISQENAKKISKIIRDEAPRSVKSQIQGDELRVQSKSRDDLQEVIRLLKAADLDVDLQFINYR, encoded by the coding sequence ATGGCTGACTCATCCTTCGACATCGTCTCCAAAGTCGACCACCAGGAGGCCGACAACGCCCTGAACCAGGCACGCAAAGAGGTCGAGCAGCGCTACGACTTCAAGGGCACCGGCGCCTCCATCGAGTGGAGCGGCGAGACGATCCTGATCAAGGCCTCGACCGAAGAGCGCGCGAAGGCGGTGCTGGACGTCTTCCAGTCCAAGCTCATCAAGCGCGGCATCTCGCTGAAGAGCCTCGAGACCGGCGAACCGGTGCAGGGCGGCAAAGAGGTGCGCATCACCTCGAGCGTGAAGGACGGCATCTCGCAGGAGAACGCGAAGAAGATCAGCAAGATCATCCGCGACGAGGCGCCGCGGTCGGTCAAGTCGCAGATCCAGGGCGACGAGCTGCGCGTGCAGTCCAAGAGCCGCGACGACCTGCAAGAGGTCATCCGACTGCTGAAGGCCGCCGACCTCGACGTCGACCTGCAGTTCATCAACTACCGGTAG
- a CDS encoding polyprenyl synthetase family protein: protein MTPSRSVPGSRSASRLGLTERVFAGAKSRKLLRTIEGGLERVEHSLAAELRIADPLVDAPTRYLYEAGGKRVRPMLVLLTCQLGDGATDPVVDAAMALELTHLGSLYHDDVMDSADVRRGVPAAHSVWGNNIAILTGDLLFSRASQIMARLGERAIRLQADTFERLVLGQMHETIGPQPGDDPVAFYLQVLADKTGSLIAASAQAGIIFGNADPAFEQPLMAFGEKAGVAFQLLDDVIDLSDDPDQTGKVPGTDLRAGVPTMPYLLLTQRQDAASVALREQIDAGVAEIAAGADQSILDTALTALRDHDATDETRRLARTWSQQGIDAIGHLPDGPVREALTRFAVAVADRSS, encoded by the coding sequence GTGACTCCGAGCCGTTCTGTGCCGGGCTCGCGCAGTGCGAGCCGACTCGGTCTGACCGAGCGTGTCTTCGCGGGTGCGAAGTCCCGAAAGCTGTTGCGCACCATCGAAGGCGGCTTGGAGCGCGTCGAGCACAGCCTCGCTGCCGAACTGCGCATCGCGGATCCGCTGGTGGATGCGCCCACGCGGTATCTGTATGAGGCGGGCGGCAAGCGCGTGCGCCCCATGCTGGTGCTGCTGACCTGCCAGCTCGGCGACGGCGCCACCGACCCCGTCGTCGATGCGGCCATGGCCCTCGAGCTGACCCACCTCGGTTCGCTGTACCACGACGACGTGATGGATTCCGCCGACGTGCGCCGCGGCGTGCCGGCCGCGCACTCGGTGTGGGGCAACAACATCGCCATCCTCACCGGCGACCTGCTGTTCTCCCGCGCCAGCCAGATCATGGCGCGCCTGGGCGAACGCGCGATCCGACTGCAGGCCGACACGTTCGAGCGGCTGGTGCTCGGGCAGATGCACGAGACGATCGGGCCGCAACCCGGTGATGACCCGGTGGCGTTCTACCTGCAGGTGCTCGCCGACAAGACCGGGTCGCTGATCGCGGCTTCCGCACAGGCCGGCATCATCTTCGGCAACGCCGATCCCGCCTTCGAGCAGCCGCTCATGGCGTTCGGTGAGAAGGCCGGTGTCGCCTTCCAGCTGCTCGACGATGTGATCGACCTGAGCGACGACCCCGATCAGACCGGAAAGGTGCCCGGCACCGACTTGCGTGCGGGCGTTCCCACGATGCCGTACCTGCTGCTGACCCAGCGGCAGGATGCGGCATCCGTCGCCCTTCGCGAGCAGATCGACGCGGGTGTCGCCGAGATCGCCGCCGGAGCCGACCAGTCGATCCTCGACACCGCACTCACGGCCCTGCGAGACCACGACGCCACAGACGAGACCCGACGTCTCGCGCGCACCTGGTCGCAGCAGGGCATCGACGCGATCGGGCACCTCCCGGATGGGCCGGTGCGTGAGGCGCTCACGCGCTTCGCCGTCGCCGTGGCCGATCGCAGCAGCTGA
- a CDS encoding DUF402 domain-containing protein, protein MSDPTRPEPGTCLAFRWRKWDGSPHWRHDGIYLGADRWGDWICQPAGWQSHRPGREFTAESANVTLIPSDGTWTATCYGAMHPRHVRIYIDLAWDVRWQIIDGACVPTAIDMDLDVVRADDERGIWVDDRDEWDEHRAAMAYPPEVVAQLEALALDLERRVTAATPPFDDATIDAWLARVPQDAGA, encoded by the coding sequence GTGAGCGACCCGACGCGCCCCGAGCCGGGCACCTGCCTCGCGTTTCGCTGGCGCAAATGGGACGGCTCGCCGCACTGGCGCCACGACGGCATCTACCTCGGCGCAGACCGGTGGGGCGATTGGATCTGCCAGCCCGCCGGGTGGCAGAGCCACCGGCCCGGCCGCGAATTCACCGCCGAGTCGGCCAACGTGACCCTCATCCCGTCCGACGGCACGTGGACGGCCACTTGCTACGGCGCGATGCACCCGCGGCACGTGCGCATCTACATCGACCTCGCCTGGGACGTGCGCTGGCAGATCATCGACGGCGCGTGCGTGCCGACCGCGATCGACATGGATCTGGATGTCGTCCGCGCCGACGATGAGCGCGGCATCTGGGTCGACGACCGCGACGAGTGGGACGAGCACCGCGCCGCGATGGCCTACCCGCCCGAGGTCGTCGCGCAGCTGGAAGCGCTCGCGCTGGACCTCGAGCGCCGGGTCACGGCAGCCACCCCTCCGTTCGACGACGCGACGATCGACGCGTGGCTGGCACGGGTGCCGCAGGATGCCGGGGCCTGA
- a CDS encoding ABC transporter permease subunit: MTGPALQDERETTDVAPSRRGRRAAALAEAASAGWKVWLAKIVMLGVIDALAIYAMLVLIAQGQWLVPLIIAVVAVLVNVVYLVPGLLPAKYLTPGLIFLFVFQVFVVLFSIYIAFTNYGSGHISTKDDAVAALMQQSQTRVENSPTFPVKVLERGGDFYLLTTDPATGAFEVGGADQPLEQVAGATASGAPGFTTLDFAQILQHQTAIGALSVPLSSDPNDGYLKTTDGSNAYQFTSTLTWDPTADTMTDTKTGVVYTDTGQGAFTSEDGTQLLPGWQVWVGVDNFVRAFSDASIRGPFFAVLIWTFVFAILSVATTFVLGLFLAIVFNDPRMKSKKFYRVIMILPYAFPGFLSALVWAGMFNQDFGFINQVLFGGASIPWLQDPWLAKAAILIVNLWLGFPYMFLVCTGAIQSIPEDIQEAGRVDGASVWQIFRHIKFPLLLVAIAPLLISSFAFNFNNFNLIYMLTAGGPRFADASINVGQTDILISMVYKVAFVGANRDYGLASAFAIIIFVLVALISYLSFRQTKVLEELN, from the coding sequence ATGACAGGTCCCGCTCTGCAGGACGAGCGTGAGACGACGGATGTCGCGCCCTCGCGCCGCGGCAGACGTGCGGCCGCGCTGGCCGAGGCGGCGTCGGCCGGGTGGAAGGTGTGGCTGGCAAAGATCGTGATGCTGGGCGTCATCGATGCCCTCGCGATCTACGCCATGCTCGTGCTGATCGCCCAGGGGCAGTGGCTCGTGCCGCTGATCATCGCCGTGGTCGCCGTACTCGTGAACGTCGTGTACCTCGTGCCCGGGCTGCTGCCGGCGAAGTACCTGACGCCGGGACTGATCTTCCTGTTCGTCTTCCAGGTCTTCGTCGTCCTCTTCTCGATCTACATCGCGTTCACCAACTACGGGTCGGGCCACATCTCCACCAAGGACGATGCGGTGGCCGCGCTCATGCAGCAGTCGCAGACGCGCGTGGAGAACTCCCCGACCTTTCCGGTCAAAGTGCTCGAGCGCGGCGGGGACTTCTACCTGCTGACCACCGACCCGGCCACCGGGGCGTTCGAGGTCGGCGGCGCCGACCAGCCGCTGGAGCAGGTGGCGGGCGCGACCGCGTCGGGCGCCCCCGGTTTCACGACGCTCGACTTCGCGCAGATCCTGCAGCACCAGACCGCCATCGGCGCGCTGTCTGTGCCGCTGAGCAGCGACCCGAACGACGGCTACCTGAAGACGACCGACGGCTCGAACGCCTACCAGTTCACCTCGACGCTGACCTGGGACCCGACCGCCGACACGATGACCGACACGAAGACCGGCGTCGTCTACACCGACACCGGCCAGGGGGCGTTCACCTCAGAGGACGGCACTCAGCTGCTGCCCGGCTGGCAGGTGTGGGTCGGCGTCGACAACTTCGTCCGCGCGTTCAGCGACGCCTCGATCCGCGGCCCGTTCTTCGCCGTGCTGATCTGGACGTTCGTGTTCGCGATCCTGTCGGTGGCCACCACGTTCGTCCTCGGCCTGTTCCTGGCGATCGTCTTCAACGACCCGCGCATGAAGAGCAAGAAGTTCTATCGCGTGATCATGATCCTGCCGTACGCGTTCCCGGGGTTCCTGTCGGCGCTGGTGTGGGCGGGCATGTTCAACCAGGACTTCGGCTTCATCAACCAGGTGCTGTTCGGCGGGGCGTCGATACCGTGGCTGCAGGATCCCTGGCTCGCGAAAGCGGCGATCCTCATCGTCAATCTCTGGCTCGGCTTCCCCTACATGTTCCTGGTGTGCACGGGGGCCATCCAGTCGATCCCGGAAGACATCCAAGAGGCCGGCAGGGTCGACGGGGCGAGCGTGTGGCAGATCTTCCGCCACATCAAGTTCCCCCTGCTGCTGGTGGCGATCGCACCTCTGCTCATCTCGTCGTTCGCCTTCAACTTCAACAACTTCAACCTGATCTACATGCTCACCGCCGGTGGCCCCCGCTTCGCTGACGCGAGCATCAACGTCGGGCAGACCGACATCCTGATCTCGATGGTCTACAAGGTCGCCTTCGTCGGCGCGAACCGTGACTACGGCCTGGCCAGCGCTTTCGCGATCATCATCTTCGTGCTCGTCGCGCTCATCTCGTATCTGAGCTTCCGACAGACGAAGGTCCTCGAGGAGCTGAACTGA